A window of the Ostrea edulis chromosome 1, xbOstEdul1.1, whole genome shotgun sequence genome harbors these coding sequences:
- the LOC125674209 gene encoding uncharacterized protein LOC125674209 → MLQKTRGKYLLITDSTQKIPNVNTRSGAKKVLSSSSSSSTSSKPPSTCISIHANGNLEEPSPTCEVKEKETILKYVPPPINKQTTKLQGMAVQQNQRKLNIGGKRFETSTTTLLSGSDSLLADIMQPDSPMKPHEVNGMNTLWIVIPATSTSFWTIWDPPECIGPVKIKLLLRQLHVEASFYGLAGLMSVIENKANIEGSLWEE, encoded by the exons ATGTTACAGAAAACTCGGGGGAAGTACCTTTTAATCACCGACTCGACACAGAAAATACCCAACGTTAACACGAGGTCAGGAGCAAAGAAAGTCCT CTCGTCATCCTCTTCGTCCTCAACTTCCAGCAAACCTCCATCTACATGCATTTCCATCCATGCCAACGGAAACCTAGAAGAACCATCACCAACTTGTGAAGTAAAAGAAAAGGAGACCATTCTCAAATATGTACCACCGCCAATCAACAAACAAACGACAAAACTGCAGGGCATGGCAGTACaacaaaaccaaagaaaactaaatatcGGAGGAAAGAGATTTGAAACCAGCACAACCACGCTACTATCTGGCTCCGATTCGCTTCTAGCAGATATAATGCAGCCAGATTCACCTATGAAGCCGCACGAAGTGAATGGAATGAATACTTTGTGGATCGTAATTCCTGCTACTTCGACTTCCTTTTGGACTATTTGGGATCCCCCAGAATGTATCGGCCCAGTGAAAATTAAGCTTTTGTTAAGACAATTGCACGTGGAGGCGTCTTTTTACGGACTTGCAGGTCTGATGTCTGTTATTGAGAACAAGGCCAACATAGAAGGATCTCTATGGGAAGAGTGA
- the LOC125665231 gene encoding G-protein coupled receptor dmsr-1-like codes for MVLPLEDYSKWYGKWHGCLSLIVCCFGIPTNIINITVLTRKHMHTPINTILTWIALFDIITMAAYLPFVIHFYIEYPTNSLSPEKNSYEWMSFLLFYINLSTLTHTISIWLGVSLAIFRFVHIQSPETGSLTHMRRIIRCRIVVFVVIFGSTLILIPNFISSKLVPYERNNTLIRGIYVLGDPHLGTPKVKPVVFSSFILYSIIAKLIPCLLMIIFGSLLLKTLDNHGRVNRQKLSKLGVVMSRPLNTSRTTVMLLIVLVLFLVTELPQGILLVLSLTMEDFFDNVYIPLGDTMDILALINNSINFVLYCSMSIEFRRTVSRWICQCVRASYSENKNDFEMKNKNSEVTKKIGDANFTGNITTDDMNTGLPLAESDETRSVVEIDSPCCKSISDVQINSDLVYSQVSMEVDDQSEKLTFEGIEDEDISETVPLAPQSATHSCSVVV; via the coding sequence ATGGTACTGCCACTTGAAGACTACAGCAAATGGTATGGAAAGTGGCACGGATGTCTAAGCTTGATTGTTTGCTGTTTTGGAATTCCGACGAACATCATCAACATCACTGTTCTCACCAGAAAACACATGCACACTCCCATCAACACCATTTTGACTTGGATAGCGTTGTTTGATATTATAACAATGGCGGCGTATTTGCCATTTGTCATCCATTTTTATATTGAGTATCCGACCAATTCACTGTCTCCAGAAAAGAATAGCTATGAGTGGATGagttttctattattttatatcaatcTATCCACACTAACGCACACAATTTCAATCTGGCTCGGTGTTTCATTGGCCATATTTCGCTTCGTCCATATTCAATCTCCGGAAACTGGAAGCTTGACGCACATGCGTCGCATTATCCGATGTCGGATTGTTGTCTTTGTGGTGATATTTGGATCAACACTTATTTTGATCCCAAATTTCATTTCATCAAAACTGGTGCCTTACGAAAGAAATAATACCTTAATTCGAGGGATATATGTTCTGGGTGACCCACATCTTGGCACACCTAAGGTAAAACCGGTTGTGTTTTCAAGTTTCATTTTGTATAGTATCATTGCCAAGTTGATACCTTGTCTCCTAATGATAATTTTCGGATCACTGCTATTGAAGACTCTGGACAACCACGGGCGAGTGAATCGTCAGAAGCTGTCTAAATTAGGCGTCGTTATGAGTCGTCCATTGAACACGTCACGCACTACCGTTATGTTGCTCATTGTATTAGTTCTCTTCTTGGTGACAGAGCTTCCCCAAGGAATCTTGTTGGTATTGAGTCTGACAATGGAGGATTTCTTTGATAACGTGTATATCCCTCTTGGGGACACCATGGATATTCTGGCTTTAATAAACAATAGCATCAATTTCGTGTTGTATTGTTCTATGAGCATTGAGTTTCGCCGTACTGTCTCAAGATGGATTTGTCAGTGTGTAAGAGCTAGCTATTCTGAAAACAAGAATgactttgaaatgaaaaacaaaaattcagAGGTCACAAAAAAAATTGGAGATGCAAATTTCACGGGAAATATCACTACAGACGACATGAATACAGGACTACCATTGGCTGAAAGTGATGAAACTCGCAGCGTTGTAGAAATCGACAGTCCCTGTTGCAAGTCCATATCAGACGTTCAGATCAACAGCGATCTAGTATATAGCCAAGTTTCGATGGAAGTCGATGACCAAAGCGAAAAGTTGACTTTCGAGGGAATTGAAGACGAGGATATATCGGAAACAGTTCCATTAGCACCACAGAGTGCCACTCATTCATGTTCTgttgttgtgtaa